A single window of Nasonia vitripennis strain AsymCx chromosome 4, Nvit_psr_1.1, whole genome shotgun sequence DNA harbors:
- the LOC100117523 gene encoding papilin isoform X5, with amino-acid sequence MFSITRFSFRSLLVLLILVSSHVTDTQARYHHVKLRHDRHRRQQGESYAPPSHVLDSEEPERGSWGPWSHPSACSRTCGGGVASQTRECLDRDDYNNDRCTGARKRFFSCNIQPCPGEQKDFRAEQCAEFNNKPFEGVYYDWIPYTGGHNKCELNCMPRGERFFYRHRESVIDGTPCNIEKNDVCVEGKCMPVGCDMMLGSSAREDACRECGGDGSDCNTVKGLFDQDDLQAGYVDILLIPEGATNVVVREIRPSNNYLAIRNTTGHYYLNGNWRIDFPRSLRFAGTIFHYSRDPQGFSAPDTITCLGPTSEAIYVVLLYQDHNVGVDYQYSMPKKFSQQSDPDSYTWVADEFSTCSTSCGGGYQSRRVSCVKRRTNEEADEKLCDPMLEPVDTQACGNEPCPPQWVASDWSNCSKPCGEGGEQTREIKCEQIVSGGVPTIVDENQCIERLGPKNVTKQQCNKDVECPQWHLGPWKPCDHLCGEGKQTRKVTCYRKNEEGKVQVLEDSACQGEVPEKEKACELRPCEGVDWVVSPWSGCTDKCGLTQETRTVQCATQGGKVYPDDMCDSEKKPESTKECESSQNCEYQWIKTQWSKCSAQCGTGIQTRKVFCATFEDEDTMKKVPDSKCEAEEKFNTTRECTTKSEDCKGEWFAGPWSKCSKPCGGGESTRKVICLKDNKTVPSDQCDYQTIMDETEACNTKACEEDEVLPVEPSKVTALVPDEEEECEDEEEEDFVTIDSRFNTDESEESSDMTETSPLSSPLASDSTDMFSSTLEDRMYSDGISRGDVSVPTDSGSGSTSSDDDEFSVPILTTLEGSGTSPDEFDMLTTISGSSADTTATGSSEDITEGSGTTESAVTETGFSASGETVANSGATEVWTDGTTSGVTEQSSDQTTEQSIEQATEQSTDNTSAASSTEESTSDTEVTSDSSAMTTDSSTDSSVSSSDTTDSESTEPTDTTRTSDTESTEATSDSSASTDSSTMASAISETTFESSTEPNTESSGASSDAGVSTESSGSETTEGSVESSGSTEAVTGESGETTVAETDVTEASSDTSESSTLVSGETQTVESVTSDTTEFGATETGATETGATETEATETGATETGATESSDVTESGATQQSTVEGTSESGMTTESGETEATSEYSTIGATDETTESGVSTATEETDLTGQSEIMDLFTTPSAVDKAITIEHRLKKCKPKKKKTCKTTEFGCCYDGVTAAQGPFGKGCPTPHTCQETKYGCCPDGVSPAAGPKFQDCPDQHCGETLFGCCQDGVTPAEGNDFEGCKIPCNQTEFGCCPDEETPASGKNNLGCCNTTEFGCCPDGTKFASGKDGKGCEEEAETDTPIETTTLAPGDCSNSTYGCCPDGQKTANGTNFEGCGVINTKNCTASYFGCCPDNITAALGPNNTGCHLPCDNTTYGCCDDNETPAHGPNKEGCCLSSQYKCCPDNILPARGPNFYGCGCQYSKFRCCPDNTTAARGPNNEGCGCQYTPHGCCPNRFTPATGPNYGDCPCYTYQFGCCPDGVTIAKGPHGQGCGCENTEFKCCSDGRTPAKGPNFAGCTCDASKYGCCPDGIEEAQGENFEGCLKVPSIPSAACALPRDRGTCREFTVKWFYDTEYGGCSRFWYGGCEGNDNRFKTQEECKAICVEPKGKDVCYLPKITGPCEGYHPTWYYDTDRKQCGQFIYAGCLGNGNRFKSREECEERCAEPADADPCTLPQEVGPCEGNFTRWYFNKESQNCEVFKYGGCKGNHNNYPSEVACRQQCLQPGRSRESCSLPRAEGNCTDKFSRWYFDQQENRCMPFYYTGCGGNKNNFGSRDACESDCPPKIEQDICLLPALLGECHNYTQRWYFDSYEQRCRQFYYGGCGGNDNNFQTEHDCQNRCEGPVSTPTPPEVEFRSDFCFLPDERGPCQNYQNKWFYDSREGICKQFVYGGCSSNGNNFNSREECEYRCGEVQDPCTMPVLVGPCNGSMPQFYYDRSADACYQFDYSGCQGNKNRFQDIRSCEHRCRKRPAVPATPASTRLPASNEPLSPGCLEPVEAGPCDGEITAYFYDKDAGKCQAFIYGGCEGNANRYETEEQCERLCGQFREQDICHLPVDQGPCRGSFPKFYYDQASRICREFTYGGCDGNANRFSSRNECESVCIHHEEPTQSGNKTALSDLTICKEPVDIGSCSVGNYKRFYYDDEYQTCRAFIYTGCGGNRNNFKTIDSCLKVCRQINAIPDDEQDTKDPCAEATEHCHQLHCPYGQEDYVDSQNCQRCRCNEPCQSVQCPEGTKCAVTLVGSRDGTAYRGICNPVTKPGKCPVVSNSTRCEIECYTDADCSGEQKCCRSGPCTSCLNPATEEVIATPPPYAPSEQEAIPPGAAPAKIEQPESPNVSAQEGGYVTMRCVVIGTPTPIIVWRKDAKIIGSNENRRRLLNDGSLQIINLYPYDKGLYVCTADNGIGSPVRIEYQLDVLAPVRVNVSASQVQFPEGGPIKLYCNVTGSPTPRVTWYKNDEPIQVDERTRISESNELTISPANSNDTGTYRCEGVNQHSTSSESVDIRVAGIYIDPLCQDKVHLANCSLIVAARYCQHEYYAKFCCRSCTEAGQLPSRVVPPYADNQRAKRSLFSFL; translated from the exons CCATGCCCAGGAGAACAAAAGGATTTTCGAGCCGAGCAGTGCGCGGAATTCAACAACAAACCTTTTGAGGGAGTGTACTACga CTGGATACCGTACACGGGTGGCCACAACAAGTGCGAGCTTAATTGCATGCCCCGAGGTGAAAGATTCTTTTACAGGCACAGAGAGAGCGTGATTGATGGTACCCCGTGCAATATCGAGAAAAATGACGTCTGCGTCGAGGGCAAATGCATG CCCGTGGGCTGTGACATGATGCTGGGCAGCTCGGCTCGGGAGGACGCCTGCCGCGAATGCGGTGGTGACGGCTCCGACTGCAATACCGTCAAGGGACTCTTCGACCAGGATGACTTGCAGGCTG GCTACGTCGACATCCTGCTCATACCAGAAGGGGCGACCAACGTCGTCGTCCGCGAGATCAGACCCTCCAATAATTATCTCG CTATCCGAAACACGACCGGCCACTACTACTTGAACGGCAACTGGAGGATAGACTTTCCGCGAAGCCTTCGGTTCGCCGGCACGATTTTCCATTACAGCCGAGACCCGCAGGGATTTTCAGCGCCGGACACGATAACGTGCCTTGGTCCGACCTCCGAGGCTATCTACGTAGTG CTTCTCTACCAAGATCACAACGTCGGCGTGGATTACCAGTACAGCATGCCCAAGAAGTTTTCCCAACAATCGGACCCCGACAGCTACACCTGGGTCGCCGACGAGTTCTCGACTTGCAGCACTTCCTGCGGAGGAG GTTACCAGTCCCGGCGGGTGAGCTGCGTGAAACGTCGCACGAATGAGGAAGCCGACGAGAAGCTGTGCGACCCGATGCTCGAGCCCGTGGATACGCAAGCCTGTGGCAATGAGCCCTGTCCGCCCCAGTGGGTGGCCTCGGACTGGTCGAACTGCAGCAAGCCCTGCGGCGAGGGCGGCGAGCAAACGCGCGAAATCAAGTGCGAGCAGATAGTCTCGGGTGGCGTGCCGACCATCGTCGACGAGAACCAGTGCATCGAGCGCCTTGGACCGAAGAACGTCACTAAGCAACAGTGCAACAAGGACGTCGAGTGCCCCCAGTGGCATCTGGGACCCTGGAAACCG tgCGATCACCTGTGCGGAGAAGGCAAACAAACGAGAAAGGTAACTTGCTACAGGAAAAACGAAGAAGGAAAGGTGCAAGTGTTGGAAGATTCAGCCTGCCAGGGAGAAGTTCCCGAAAAGGAAAAAGCTTGCGAATTGAGGCCCTGCGAAGGAGTCGACTGGGTTGTATCTCCATGGAGCGGC TGCACGGACAAATGCGGTCTCACCCAAGAGACAAGAACAGTACAGTGCGCCACGCAAGGTGGCAAGGTTTATCCGGACGACATGTGTGACAGCGAGAAGAAACCAGAATCAACAAAAGAATGTGAGAGTTCGCAGAACTGCGAATATCAGTGGATAAAAACCCAGTGGAGCAAG TGTTCTGCGCAATGTGGCACCGGAATACAAACTCGTAAAGTCTTTTGCGCGACGTTCGAAGACGAAGATACCATGAAAAAAGTTCCGGACAGCAAGTGCGAAGCAGAAGAAAAGTTCAACACCACTCGGGAATGTACGACTAAGAGCGAGGACTGCAAGGGCGAATGGTTCGCTGGACCGTGGAGTAAA TGTTCGAAACCATGCGGCGGCGGAGAGAGCACTCGTAAAGTTATTTGCCTGAAAGACAACAAGACTGTACCTTCTGATCAATGCGATTACCAAACAATCATGGATGAAACTGAAGCTTGCAACACCAAAGCATGTGAAGAAG ACGAAGTACTTCCAGTGGAACCAAGCAAAGTAACAGCTTTAGTCccagacgaagaagaagagtgCGAGGATGAAGAGGAAGAAGACTTTGTAACAATCGATAGTCGCTTTAACACGGAC GAATCGGAAGAATCATCGGACATGACGGAAACCTCTCCTCTGAGCTCCCCACTCGCATCTGACAGCACTGACATGTTCAGCAGTACTTTGGAGGACAGAATGTACAGTGATGGAATAAGCCGAGGTGACGTTTCTGTCCCGACGGATAGCGGTAGTGGTTCGACTAGCAGCGATGATGACGAATTTTCTGTTCCGATATTAACAACTCTTGAAGGTAGTGGTACTTCACCCGATGAATTCGATATGCTTACAACTATTTCGGGATCATCTGCTGATACTACTGCAACGGGATCGTCTGAAGATATCACTGAAGGCTCTGGAACGACTGAATCAGCAGTTACAGAAACTG GTTTCAGTGCTTCTGGCGAAACAGTGGCGAACTCTGGTGCCACTGAAGTATGGACCGATGGAACGACTAGTGGAGTAACCGAGCAATCATCTGATCAAACCACTGAACAATCTATCGAACAAGCAACTGAACAATCAACGGATAACACTTCCGCTGCATCGAGCACGGAAGAATCAACTAGCGATACTGAAGTTACCAGCGATAGCTCGGCAATGACAACGGACTCAAGTACTGATTCGAGTGTGTCTTCATCGGATACAACTGATTCAGAGAGTACAGAACCCACTGACACGACCCGCACATCTGATACTGAAAGTACGGAGGCTACTTCTGACAGCAGCGCTTCCACCGATTCCAGTACCATGGCTAGCGCAATTTCTGAAACCACCT tcGAGTCATCGACAGAGCCCAATACAGAATCATCAGGAGCTTCTAGCGATGCTGGAGTATCAACAGAATCTAGCGGAAGTGAAACTACCGAGGGATCAGTCGAAAGCTCCGGATCTACGGAAGCTGTCACCGGGGAATCTGGAGAAACGACCGTGGCTGAAACTGATGTGACAGAAGCATCCAGCGATACGTCGGAATCATCGACCTTAGTGAGCGGAGAAACGCAGACAGTTGAATCTGTAACATCTGATACAACGGAGTTCGGTGCTACGGAAACTGGTGCTACAGAAACTGGCGCTACAGAAACTGAAGCTACAGAAACTGGAGCTACTGAAACAGGGGCTACGGAATCCAGCGATGTTACTGAATCTGGAGCAACACAGCAATCAACTGTTGAAGGCACCAGTGAATCCGGCATGACCACCGAATCTGGGGAGACTGAAGCCACCAGCGAGTACAGCACGATCGGTGCCACCGACGAAACAACTGAAAGCGGAGTTTCAACGGCTACTGAGGAAACTGACTTGACAGGACAATCCGAAA TTATGGACTTGTTTACTACACCGAGTGCCGTCGACAAAGCTATCACCATCGAACATCGCCTCAAGAAATGCAAaccaaagaaaaagaagacgtGCAAGACCACTGAATTCGGTTGCTGTTATGATGGTGTTACTGCAGCACAAGGACCATTTGGTAAAGGTTGTCCAACTCCTCATACCTGCCAAGAAACTAAATATGGTTGCTGTCCTGACGGAGTTTCACCAGCCGCTGGACCTAAATTCCAGGATTGTCCCGATCAGCACTGCGGTGAGACACTATTTGGCTGTTGCCAAGACGGTGTTACTCCAGCTGAAGGCAATGATTTCGAAGGATGCAAGATACCTTGCAATCAAACTGA ATTTGGTTGCTGTCCTGATGAGGAAACTCCTGCTAGTGGTAAAAACAATCTTGGGTGCTGCAATACTACCGAGTTTGGATGTTGCCCTGATGGCACCAAATTCGCATCTGGAAAAGATGGAAAAG GATGCGAAGAGGAAGCCGAAACTGATACCCCTATCGAGACAACGACACTTGCGCCAGGTGATTGTTCTAACTCTACTTACGGTTGTTGCCCTGACGGACAGAAAACTGCAAACGGAACTAACTTTGAGGGGTGCGGCGTTATCAACACCAAAAACTGCACTGCCTCTTACTTTGGATGCTGTCCAGACAACATCACCGCTg CTCTTGGACCAAACAACACAGGCTGTCACTTGCCATGCGACAACACAACCTACGGATGCTGCGATGATAACGAAACTCCGGCTCACGGGCCTAACAAGGAGGGCTGCTGCTTATCAAGCCAATACAAATGCTGTCCCGATAACATTTTGCCAGCTCGTGGACCGAACTTCTACGGCTGTGGCTGTCAATACTCCAAATTTAGATGCTGCCCCGACAACACAACTGCCGCTCGAGGCCCGAACAACGAGGGCTGCGGCTGTCAGTACACACCACATGGCTGCTGCCCGAACAGATTCACACCGGCCACCGGACCGAACTATGGTGACTGTCCCTGCTACACTTATCAATTCGGCTGCTGTCCTGATGGCGTTACCATTGCCAAAGGACCTCACGGTCAAG GTTGCGGCTGCGAAAATACGGAGTTCAAGTGCTGCTCGGACGGAAGAACTCCCGCTAAAGGTCCAAACTTTGCCGGCTGTACTTGCGACGCTTCTAAGTACGGCTGCTGCCCTGATGGAATTGAGGAGGCTCAGGGTGAGAACTTCGAAGGATGTCTAAAGGTGCCCTCGATTCCGAGCGCCGCTTGTGCTCTACCCCGCGACCGAGGCACTTGCCGCGAATTCACCGTCAAGTGGTTCTACGACACCGAATACGGAGGCTGCTCGAGATTCTGGTACGGCGGCTGCGAGGGTAATGACAATCGATTCAAAACCCAGGAGGAATGCAAAGCCATTTGCGTTGAGCCTAAAGGAAAAG ACGTTTGCTACTTGCCCAAGATTACTGGTCCATGCGAAGGATACCACCCGACTTGGTATTACGACACCGATAGGAAGCAGTGCGGTCAATTTATTTACGCTGGCTGTCTTGGAAACGGTAACAGATTCAAGTCTCGCGAGGAATGTGAAGAACGTTGTGCGGAGCCTGCTGATGCcg ATCCTTGCACTCTACCCCAAGAAGTTGGTCCTTGCGAAGGAAACTTCACAAGATGGTACTTCAATAAAGAAAGTCAGAATTGCGAAGTCTTCAAGTATGGAGGTTGCAAAGGTAATCATAACAACTATCCATCCGAGGTGGCTTGCCGTCAACAGTGCCTACAGCCTGGTCGCAGTCGCG AATCATGTTCGCTGCCAAGAGCGGAGGGTAACTGCACGGACAAGTTTTCGCGTTGGTACTTTGATCAGCAGGAGAATCGTTGCATGCCATTTTATTACACTGGATGTggtggaaataaaaataactttggCTCTAGAGATGCATGCGAATCTGATTGTCCACCTAAGATTG AGCAAGACATCTGTCTCCTGCCGGCTCTCCTTGGCGAGTGTCACAATTACACTCAGCGCTGGTACTTCGATTCCTACGAGCAGAGATGCAGACAGTTCTACTACGGTGGATGCGGTGGCAACGACAACAATTTCCAAACAGAACACGACTGCCAGAACAGATGCGAAGGTCCAGTCAGTACACCTACTCCCCCGGAAGTTGAATTCCGATCCG ACTTCTGCTTCTTGCCTGACGAGCGCGGTCCATGCCAGAACTACCAGAACAAATGGTTCTACGACAGCCGCGAGGGAATTTGCAAGCAGTTTGTGTACGGCGGCTGCTCCAGCAACGGAAACAACTTCAACTCGCGCGAGGAGTGCGAGTACAGATGCGGTGAAGTTCAAG ACCCGTGCACGATGCCGGTACTCGTCGGCCCGTGCAACGGCTCGATGCCGCAGTTCTACTACGACCGCAGCGCCGACGCCTGCTACCAGTTCGACTACAGCGGCTGCCAGGGCAACAAGAACCGGTTCCAGGACATCCGCAGCTGCGAGCACCGCTGCCGCAAGCGTCCAGCCGTTCCGGCCACTCCGGCTTCCACCAGACTCCCGGCAAGCAACGAGCCCCTCAGTCCAGGCTGCCTCGAGCCCGTGGAGGCTGGACCCTGCGACGGCGAGATCACCGCCTACTTCTACGACAAGGACGCCGGCAAGTGCCAGGCCTTCATCTACGGAGGCTGCGAGGGCAACGCCAACCGCTACGAGACCGAGGAACAGTGCGAGCGACTCTGCGGACAGTTCCGCGAGCAGG ACATCTGCCATCTTCCGGTCGACCAGGGCCCTTGCCGAGGCTCCTTCCCCAAGTTCTACTACGACCAGGCTTCTCGAATTTGTCGTGAATTCACTTATGGCGGCTGCGACGGAAATGCTAATCGGTTCAGCTCGCGCAACGAGTGCGAATCCGTTTGCATTCATCACGAGGAACCCACTCAATCTGGCAACAAAACAGCACTCTCCGACTTGA CAATCTGCAAAGAGCCTGTTGATATCGGCTCTTGCTCTGTTGGAAATTACAAGAGATTCTATTATGACGACGAGTATCAAACATGCAGAGCGTTTATTTACACCGGTTGCGGTGGAAATCGTAACAACTTCAAGACTATCGATTCTTGTCTTAAAGTTTGTCGTC AAATAAACGCAATCCCCGATGACGAACAAGACACGAAAGATCCCTGCGCCGAAGCAACCGAACACTGCCACCAACTCCACTGCCCGTACGGTCAGGAAGACTACGTCGATTCACAAAACTGCCAACGCTGCCGCTGCAACGAACCTTGCCAATCAGTCCAATGCCCCGAAGGAACCAAATGTGCCGTAACGCTCGTCGGTTCCCGGGACGGCACCGCATACAGAGGCATTTGCAACCCTG TGACGAAACCCGGCAAATGTCCAGTAGTGTCCAACAGTACGCGATGCGAAATAGAATGTTACACGGACGCCGACTGCTCCGGCGAGCAGAAGTGCTGCCGAAGTGGACCCTGCACCTCGTGCCTGAATCCAGCGACGGAAGAGGTGATCGCCACTCCACCGCCTTACGCGCCTAGTGAACAAGAGGCGATACCACCTGGAGCTGCGCCAGCCAAGATCGAGCAACCGGAATCACCGAACGTCAGCGCACAAGAGGGTGGCTACGTGACTATGCGTTGTGTTGTCATCGGCACACCTACGCCAATCATCGTTTGGAGAAAGGACGCCAAAATT ATCGGCTCGAACGAGAACAGACGACGACTGCTTAACGACGGATCGTTGCAAATCATCAATCTCTACCCATATGACAAGGGTCTCTACGTTTGCACTGCTGATAACGGCATCGGCTCGCCAGTTAGGATCGAATATCAATTGGACGTTCTCG CGCCTGTTCGCGTCAATGTGTCAGCGTCGCAAGTACAGTTCCCAGAAGGTGGTCCAATCAAGCTCTATTGTAATGTTACCGGATCGCCAACTCCCCGTGTAACATGGTACAAGAATGACGAGCCCATCCAAGTTGACGAACGCACTCGAATTTCTg AGTCCAACGAACTGACAATTTCGCCAGCGAATTCCAATGACACCGGTACCTACCGCTGCGAAGGAGTTAACCAGCATTCGACCAGCTCAGAAAGCGTGGACATTCGCGTAGCCG gTATTTACATCGATCCTCTTTGCCAGGACAAAGTACACTTAGCCAATTGCAGTCTCATCGTTGCAGCGAGATACTGCCAGCACGAGTACTACGCGAAATTCTGCTGTCGTTCGTGTACAGAAGCTGGACAACTGCCATCAAGAGTCGTACCCCCATACGCCGATAATCAGAGAGCCAAAAGgtcacttttttcatttctgTAA